A stretch of Chitinophaga caeni DNA encodes these proteins:
- a CDS encoding ABC transporter permease translates to MNKIWLIIKREYLARVRKKSFLVLTILTPIFIIALMVVPALLARTGNAEKRIVVVDESKLFENRIPDGQNEHFIFNDQLPFDSLRTSYAEKGFTGLLHIPKMDNLNRPPNIVYYGEGQLNIMTKSSLESKINNVIEDLRMEKAGIDKSKLDDIRSNVDIISKTGKEEKEGSAEISLVIGYASGFIIYIILLLFGMMVMRGVMEEKMNRIAEVMVSSVKPFQLMMGKILGIGAVGLTQFIIWIGLIYGLAFLVPLFISPAELAAAQANSPNPSAGVAIAQQLQHIQLSANWPLITFCFVFYFLGGYIFYSSLFAAVGSLVNEDPNDAQGLTFPITLPIIIAILIMMKAVTDPNSSLAVWGSIIPFTSPVVMMARIPYGVPGTVTYWQLALSMGILVIGFLFTTWVAGRVYRTGILLYGKKVTWGEALKWIFRKN, encoded by the coding sequence ATGAATAAAATTTGGCTCATCATAAAAAGGGAATACCTCGCCAGGGTTCGGAAAAAATCCTTCCTGGTGCTTACAATCTTAACCCCCATTTTCATCATTGCCCTGATGGTTGTGCCGGCACTGTTGGCCAGGACCGGTAATGCTGAAAAAAGAATCGTAGTGGTTGATGAAAGTAAATTATTTGAAAACCGTATTCCTGACGGGCAAAACGAACACTTCATCTTCAATGACCAGTTGCCGTTTGATTCCCTGCGCACGAGCTATGCAGAGAAAGGATTTACCGGGTTGCTGCATATCCCGAAGATGGATAATTTAAACCGTCCTCCCAACATCGTTTACTACGGTGAAGGGCAATTAAACATCATGACGAAAAGTTCCCTCGAATCGAAGATCAACAACGTGATTGAAGATTTACGCATGGAGAAGGCAGGGATCGATAAATCAAAGCTGGATGATATCCGTTCTAATGTGGATATTATCAGTAAAACCGGTAAAGAGGAGAAGGAAGGTAGCGCGGAAATATCCTTGGTAATTGGTTATGCCAGCGGTTTTATCATTTATATCATCCTGCTGTTATTCGGAATGATGGTGATGCGCGGTGTAATGGAAGAGAAGATGAACCGTATCGCGGAAGTGATGGTGAGCAGCGTGAAACCTTTTCAATTGATGATGGGTAAGATACTGGGTATCGGCGCTGTTGGTTTAACGCAATTCATAATTTGGATTGGTTTGATTTACGGTTTGGCCTTCCTGGTGCCGCTGTTTATCAGCCCGGCAGAGTTAGCTGCGGCGCAAGCTAACTCCCCTAATCCCTCGGCTGGAGTGGCCATCGCGCAACAATTACAGCATATCCAATTGAGCGCTAACTGGCCGTTGATTACTTTCTGTTTCGTATTCTACTTCTTGGGTGGATATATATTTTATTCTTCCTTGTTTGCGGCTGTAGGTAGCTTGGTGAACGAAGATCCGAACGATGCTCAAGGCTTAACATTCCCGATTACATTACCGATCATTATAGCGATCCTTATCATGATGAAAGCGGTTACAGATCCAAATAGCAGCCTGGCTGTTTGGGGAAGTATTATACCTTTCACATCGCCGGTGGTGATGATGGCGAGGATTCCATACGGGGTGCCGGGTACTGTCACTTATTGGCAACTGGCTTTGTCGATGGGCATCTTGGTAATAGGATTCTTATTTACTACCTGGGTGGCAGGTAGGGTTTACCGTACGGGCATATTGTTGTACGGGAAGAAAGTAACATGGGGAGAGGCCTTAAAGTGGATTTTCCGTAAGAATTGA
- a CDS encoding NAD(P)/FAD-dependent oxidoreductase, with amino-acid sequence MIQQISLKLKPAEAANNAFILEAAAAELAVKKQSISGIQTLKRSIDARSRQAYYVLTLKVFIDEPFQQREHLEFNFNQVRANAPRAIIIGAGPAGLFAALKLIELGIKPIVLERGKDVRARRRDLAQLNKTGTVNPDSNYCFGEGGAGTYSDGKLYTRSNKRGDINRILQLFHHFGAEENILFDAHPHIGTNKLPHIITAMREQIIACGGEVHFEQKVDRLVLTKGKVKGVQTQQSGVFDAGHVILATGHSARDIFRMLHEQHVLVEAKPFALGVRIEHPQSLIDSAQYHCATRGDYLPPASYSLVEQVEGRGVFSFCMCPGGIIAPASTDPGELVVNGWSPSKRNNPYANSGMVVTVDEQDFEIFKEAGPLAGMLYQQSVERDCYEAGGGKFVAPAQRMADFVNNKTSASLPGCSYIPGLNSVNLREVLPAAVHTRLAGAFQAFGKKMRGYFTNEAVLVATESRTSSPVRIPRDKDTLMHPQVQGLYPCGEGAGYAGGIVSAAMDGERVALAISRAI; translated from the coding sequence ATGATCCAACAAATCTCTCTCAAGTTAAAGCCTGCCGAAGCAGCTAACAACGCTTTTATCTTGGAAGCTGCCGCTGCCGAGCTTGCTGTTAAAAAACAAAGCATCTCCGGTATTCAAACCTTGAAACGCTCTATTGATGCACGTTCTAGGCAAGCTTACTACGTACTTACACTGAAAGTTTTTATCGATGAACCTTTCCAGCAAAGGGAACATCTTGAATTTAATTTTAATCAAGTCCGGGCTAATGCACCCCGCGCTATCATCATCGGCGCCGGCCCAGCGGGTTTATTTGCCGCGTTGAAGCTGATAGAACTGGGCATCAAACCCATCGTGTTAGAAAGGGGGAAGGATGTTCGTGCCCGCAGGAGAGACCTGGCTCAACTGAATAAAACCGGTACCGTGAACCCCGACTCGAACTATTGCTTCGGGGAAGGTGGCGCCGGGACTTATTCCGACGGTAAATTATACACCAGGTCTAATAAGCGCGGTGATATCAACCGTATTTTACAATTGTTCCATCACTTCGGTGCTGAAGAGAATATCTTATTTGATGCGCATCCGCATATAGGTACCAACAAGTTGCCGCATATTATCACCGCCATGCGCGAACAAATTATTGCCTGCGGCGGGGAAGTACATTTTGAGCAAAAGGTAGATCGCCTGGTGCTGACCAAGGGTAAGGTGAAAGGTGTACAAACACAACAATCGGGTGTTTTCGATGCGGGGCACGTAATACTGGCCACGGGACATTCCGCTAGGGATATTTTCCGGATGTTGCATGAACAGCATGTTCTTGTTGAAGCAAAACCTTTTGCACTGGGCGTACGCATTGAGCATCCCCAATCTTTAATTGACAGTGCGCAGTACCATTGCGCAACAAGGGGCGATTACTTGCCCCCGGCTAGTTATAGCCTGGTAGAACAAGTAGAGGGCCGCGGTGTATTTTCTTTTTGTATGTGCCCTGGTGGCATTATTGCGCCTGCATCAACAGATCCGGGTGAGCTGGTAGTGAACGGTTGGTCTCCTTCGAAAAGAAATAATCCGTATGCCAACTCCGGCATGGTGGTAACGGTAGATGAGCAGGATTTCGAGATATTTAAAGAAGCGGGACCTTTGGCCGGAATGCTTTACCAGCAATCTGTTGAACGTGATTGTTACGAAGCCGGGGGCGGTAAGTTTGTTGCGCCGGCACAGCGGATGGCAGATTTTGTAAATAATAAAACATCGGCATCATTGCCGGGTTGTTCATATATACCGGGATTGAATAGTGTAAACCTACGGGAAGTCCTACCGGCGGCTGTTCATACGAGGTTGGCCGGCGCCTTCCAAGCCTTTGGAAAGAAGATGCGCGGCTATTTTACCAATGAAGCGGTATTGGTGGCAACAGAATCGAGAACATCTTCCCCGGTGCGGATTCCGCGTGATAAGGATACTTTGATGCATCCACAGGTGCAAGGATTGTATCCATGCGGAGAAGGGGCAGGCTATGCCGGTGGCATCGTTTCTGCCGCGATGGATGGGGAGAGGGTCGCATTGGCTATCAGCAGGGCGATTTAA
- a CDS encoding ABC transporter ATP-binding protein, producing the protein MNLLEINHLEKNYATKKAVDDISFSIPKGSIFGLLGPNGAGKTTLLRMITGIFYPDNGQILFDGQTFDPARDIADIGYMPEERGLYKKMKVAEQVLYLAQLKGMSSKDARLKMKYWFDKFQINSWSDKKVEELSKGMQQKVQFISTVMHEPKLLILDEPFSGLDPINSVLIQNEIFELAKKGITIIFSTHRMEQVEEICDHIVLVNNGKKILDGKVQQIKQDFKKHLFQIKLGLVPNPAQLATYHFTIIEQDGNSLIVKVNEDSQTNDILKHFINHDLQVTYFEEVLPTISEVFIEQVKITNDAA; encoded by the coding sequence ATGAACCTATTAGAAATTAATCACCTGGAAAAAAATTATGCTACCAAGAAAGCGGTAGATGATATTAGCTTCTCGATTCCGAAAGGAAGCATTTTCGGTTTGCTTGGGCCTAACGGCGCCGGTAAAACAACTTTGCTGCGCATGATCACGGGAATATTTTATCCTGATAACGGGCAGATTTTGTTTGACGGCCAAACTTTTGATCCTGCCAGGGATATTGCCGATATCGGTTATATGCCGGAAGAAAGGGGCTTGTATAAAAAGATGAAAGTTGCTGAACAAGTCCTGTACTTGGCGCAATTGAAAGGCATGTCTTCCAAAGATGCCCGCCTGAAAATGAAATATTGGTTTGATAAATTTCAAATCAATAGCTGGTCGGATAAGAAAGTGGAAGAACTTAGTAAAGGGATGCAGCAAAAGGTACAGTTCATCTCTACCGTGATGCATGAGCCGAAGTTGTTGATCTTGGATGAGCCATTCTCCGGCTTGGATCCGATCAACTCTGTCTTGATCCAAAACGAAATTTTTGAATTGGCCAAGAAAGGGATCACCATCATATTCTCTACGCATAGGATGGAGCAAGTGGAAGAAATTTGTGATCATATCGTATTGGTCAATAACGGTAAGAAAATCCTGGACGGTAAAGTACAGCAGATCAAGCAGGACTTCAAGAAGCACCTGTTCCAAATCAAATTGGGGCTCGTACCCAATCCCGCGCAACTCGCGACTTATCATTTTACCATCATCGAACAAGATGGTAACTCGCTAATCGTAAAGGTGAACGAGGACAGTCAAACCAACGACATCCTCAAGCATTTCATTAACCACGATTTACAGGTCACTTATTTCGAAGAAGTATTGCCTACGATCAGTGAAGTATTTATTGAACAAGTAAAGATTACCAACGACGCTGCTTAA